Within the Salvelinus sp. IW2-2015 linkage group LG19, ASM291031v2, whole genome shotgun sequence genome, the region TGGGCTGGAAGGGGCACAGTGTAatattctctctccattctcttcaTTGGACGAAACAAACGCTGAAGGCGACAAATACACAAATATCAATTAACTACATGAACATTGGACAGAACCTCAGATACTGTATCTCTTAGGATTTCAATCAACACTGTGTAAGTGGAAATGTGTTGAGAAttagtgtgtgtccgtgtgtgtctcACTGATGTTCTCCTCATAAGGTTCCTCCAGAAGAAAGGGCTGTAGGGTTCCTGCTGTCTTCTCCACCAGTGCGTCGATGACATCATGAAGCGTAGCACAGGGAATCTAGAGAGGGAAAACACAGAGTTAGGACCCATGGAATAGCAAGATATGAGGCAAGACAACAATGTAGCATGTGTTTATATGYGTGTTGTAAcaatgcgtgtgtgagtgtgttggacTTACTGGGTTCTCAACATCTATCACATatcccccctgctctctctgaGTCACACGATAGTGTCTGAACACTgacctgagaaagagagagagagagaatgcaattgacagatcaaatcaatcaaaaaaaTGCTTGCAGATCTATGTGTGTATATCTATGTTGAGTGGCCGTTACCCGTTGAGATCCTGGCGGGTGGTGACAGCCAATGAGGATCCGTCTCTGCCGGGCCTCAGCAGCATGTTGCCACAGTCTGGATGTCTCTCTAACAGAACTTCTGCCTCAGTCCTCGACACAGGCCGGAAACACCTATAGACACACAAACGCATATACCGCAgtttcatatacacacacaaacacacctaggTGTAACACACCTGCACTCACTTCAGTGTCAGCAGTGTGTGTGACTCACGATGGGATCTCCCCCAGTAGAGGTACTGATAGGGGTGAGGGGGGAGCGCGGGTGGGGGTGCGTGCTGCTCTGCGTCTGTTCCTTTCTCGGTCCACCACCTCTCTCAGCATCTGCACCTGCCCCGGCAGCAACGTCAGACAGCTGGGCACACTCAGCTACAACAACCAATCACACAGGGGGTTACTGACAGTTCAGGGATCAACCACCAATCAGACAGGATTATACTGTGATGTAGGGTGTGTGATACTTACATCTACGACAGATTGGAGGAAACCCTTCCACAGCTCTCGAGCCTCTAGATTGGCAACCTGGATGAGAGGAGACCAGARAAGAAGTTGTTTctctctggctggctgtgtgtgtgtgggtgtgtgtctgtgtgttttattacTGTGAGTTTTGTCTCTCCATCCTTCATGCGCAGTATGAGTCTAGCTGCCTCCAGGTTTCTGTCTCGGCTGCAGTCGTCTTTGAGTGAGACAAAGCCACTGAGATCCATCTTCTCCACATACtgcaacagatacacagatagaCAAATTAACATATACAATAACTCATCCCTGAATATTTACAAagtgtttaacacacacacacacacagagcatttaCGTGAGTGTCCTTGGCATTATTAAAGAAGAAGAGGGTGTTCCCACACAGACAGGTCCACAGCCGCCGAGAGATCTGGTAACACAGACGGACAGTTACACAGAGGGAATTAGAGCGGTTTAATATTTTAATTGACAACTTCAACATCTATCATGGTTATAACATGAGTTGTAGTACATATATTCACACACAGTttatctccctcacacacacacacactttggcccACTAGTGATCCCAGGTCTCAGGGGATGAATCTGCACCACAGCTGTTGTCAATCTGTGGCCATGTGATCCTCCCTTCAATAGAGTGCACCTGAACCCCAGCCCAAATATctggtctatgtgtgtgtctttgttccACATTCCCCCATCACCTCCCTCCCAGCTGTGCCCAGGCGGTGTCATTATCATGCAGCACCACAACCCACACAGCTCAGCTGACCACTGACACAACCCCCCcatacttctctcctctcccaaacTCCATAGCACAGCGGCACTACCACTCAGCGATAGGCATGGCCAAAGTACAAGCAGCTGTCAAACATTTACCGTTGTCAAAAATCACTGAGTCAGCCCGAGCCTTCCTTTTTGGTTGAATAGGCCAATACATATAATCATTTGTGTTACTGACATAATGACCAATCATGTCTTGACTAGGCTACATTCACCGGGAAATGCCTGTAGTGTTATCCTTTTAAATTCAGTGGCCACTCTAACCCGAGGTTAATAGGAGGACGCTTAGTATACGCGCTTAATTAACTCGCACTCCAGTTGTCTGCYAGTAATCGTGCGCAATAAGCAAGTGTACCGCTAGATGAAAATCACTGCCAGYTTTTTCAAGACTCGCCCATTCGCACACAATAAGGAAGTTGACAGCTTTCGCAGAATGGGGTTTCCAAGGAATTCGCCCCCGCCCGGTGCGCGCTATCTRGGCGACACTATGCAGCCACTCACACAGCATGCAATGCACCGACATTTGTACATTGACGGTATGGCTGCACCTACCTTTTCTTTCGGTCCCCGTTTTTCCAGGTATCCTTCGTAGTAGCAGGGCGGGAGCTGAGCCCTCGTTCCCGAGCGCTGTTTGACTGGTGCAGCCGCCATGAGTATCGCTGGCTGGCTGGGCATAGACAGAGGACAAAGGGGCGCTTAGTAATTGGGAGAGATGACACGCCTTCCTCCGAAGAGATATCACCATGGATATCCGCCAACAGCTGGCTGTCGTGCGCGTCCTTATGTGTCAGTCAGTATAGGATATGTCATTGTGTGGTTTATTGTGAAGTTTGCTTTGATTAGGCTTCTTCAGTAGGGTGAGAGATTGGTTGTGACATCTCAAATATATTGCTAGAAAAGTCGACCACCACCTGCTTGGACACTTATTCCAGAGCCTGACTGATCAATACATTTTTTGACAATCRAMTTGTTTTTGAAACCACTGATTAAATTATTCTATGAATTTAGGCTACCGTTACCGTCATAATTTCATTCAACATTGTGTATAATATTTAAACTACACTGTATTAATGAAAGACTTCTGAAAATAGTGTAATTCatatgtaaatgatatgcataatGTGCATCCCCCCGAAAGAAAACAATTCATCCAATCATGCATTGTAGACCTGAAGACACAACCAGCACACAGAGGGCCACTTcactttatatttatttaacaattgAAAGGACAGCCTCCTTTCCCCTTTACATCATCACAAAAAATATACAATACACAGGAGATTATGACAATACAAAGATAATATAGATAATCCATATAAAAAGATAATCCTGAATTGGTTCAAGCCTCGATCGCTGGAGTGTCACAGTTACAACAAAAAAAGAGCCTCAAAATGAGGCATTAAATYGCTAAACCAAGGCATTACCTATAGACACACATGCAGGCTactagcaatttacactggacaCCTTCCAATATGATTCTGTATATTAAAATAATGTTAAGATAATACTTATTTTCATAATATCTAAATAATATGGTACTCCAGTGGGGGGGGGTTGGTAGATCTACCCCAGCTCCAAATGTAGTGTGAAAAACATACACATATAATTAGTCACCAATGGCATTAGAATAGTTTTTGACAACGACACATGTCCACAAAAACTGACAAAGGTGGTCTGAACCCTGTTATATAATAGACAACAAGAGAAACATGTACACATTAAGTTAACAGGAACATGCCAAAATGCACATTCGGTTTATTTTGGTAGTGAAGCTGCATGTTCTAgggaaggagtggagagagagggagagttctgTAGTGATGGGAGAGAGGCAGGGCTCAAGCAAAATGTCCCCTTTTTTGATAATTAGACCATGTAAAAGTTAGTGTAAAGGCAGAgatacagaggagaggaaggcagagggGTATTGCAGACAGAGTCTATGAAAGGCAGCCTAGCAGCAGTAACAGTACTAAACAGAGATAGTGTTCAGAGACGTAGTACAACTCTGACCAGCAGAGCTGTGTGTACGCCAACAGAAAAGGACCATTCACTACAGTTATTCACTAGCCTCGGTGCTCAACCCCATATTGTTGCCATACCAAGACAATGGCCACGTTGGCTTCAGTAGAAACAGGCTAGTTATTCCACATACAAGCAGAACAATCACATTTGACAAGTATGGAATAGATTATGAGTTTGAAAAAAGGACCATGAAATAAACCATTAGGGGGGTAACACGCAAAACGGATCAGTATCTATTGCAACTTCATCCTACTCCTGACGGTATAACACACGTAgaccagcagagggcagcatGTAAGTGCTAAAACAGAGATCCATCTCACGCTCCACCTCTTGTGTTTGTCTATAAAAGAAGAGGGCGTGTGTGCATTAAAATGAAACAGCCTTTTAATTCCCACTCGTGGAAGAGTAACACATATTTAAACACTTCTGCCTAGAAATGAGGACAACGTAAAGTAAATGAGTGATTAAAGGCAACAATCGCAAGGCAATTTTGCTGCAGTTTTTCCCCCTAGGTCTGCTTACAGCATAGCCTGGTAGTGTTCATAGGTACAGGTCACGCATAATAACACAAACATCTCCTCTAGGAACCCCTTCTTCAGATCTCCCGGTAAGGGAGGTGAAGAGTAGAAAGTGCACAGGTGCATAgagaatgaaaacaaagatacaCCCAACCCCAATGTTGTACTAACTTTTCCCTCCGTCAGCATCCATATCCTGTCTCCCTCACTTTTCTGTCCATCCATCATTGGGTGAATCTCAATCTAAAGTGACCTCTCCTCAGCTACTTTCCTCATGCCGAGATCTCCTTATATTTAGACCAGTGACCCACTTCAGACAATTGAGATGCCCCCTcgtctcccatctccctccctctcatgctcttctcctctctgagcGTTACAGGGGCACCACCACCTCTACGTAGTTGTTGGGGAAGAATCCTGATTGGTCGTGGAGTGTGCCCTCGAACCAGTTCTCGTCGATGCGGTTGGTCAGCGTGATGATGTCGCCCTCGCGGAAGCCCAGCTCACCCTCGTTCTCCGGATCAAAGTCATATAATGCCTTAGCGCACGGCTCAGAGGCTGgggacagggaaggagaggaatgtGTTGGAAAGAGAAAAAGGAAACTTGAAAAATGTTGCATTCTTCTGAAACACAGTTAGCATTTTCAAACCAGGACCACTTCCAGAGTTTAAATGAGGGAGATGCAGGAGAGGCACACTTCCGGAACCAGAACGCTTCAGAAACCTCCGAACCGCTGGGTTCAGAGGGCTGAAGGGAACCGTTACCAGTTACCAGATCCAGCGCACAGGGTTAGTTTAGTGGTTGTAGAGGCTTgggcatgtgggtgtgtgttagtGACCAAACATATACTCTTTGTGGTGACATGCAGGGGATGGGAGGGTTAAAGCATTCAACACACACCATTCCatgttataaaaaaacatttaagtgtCACtttcacagactcacacacacactcacagtgttGATTGTTCTTCATGGACGGTGTTCTGTGGAAGGATGGAACTTCTACAAGGGGGGCTATACATACATATAGAAAGATCAGTTCTGGGCT harbors:
- the stap2a gene encoding signal-transducing adaptor protein 2a; this encodes MPSQPAILMAAAPVKQRSGTRAQLPPCYYEGYLEKRGPKEKISRRLWTCLCGNTLFFFNNAKDTHYVEKMDLSGFVSLKDDCSRDRNLEAARLILRMKDGETKLTVANLEARELWKGFLQSVVDLSVPSCLTLLPGQVQMLREVVDRERNRRRAARTPTRAPPSPLSVPLLGEIPSCFRPVSRTEAEVLLERHPDCGNMLLRPGRDGSSLAVTTRQDLNGSVFRHYRVTQREQGGYVIDVENPIPCATLHDVIDALVEKTAGTLQPFLLEEPYEENITFVSSNEENGERILHCAPSSPLPKAPALPPKQERWKPLPRSPAPDRRILSAVTSPVPSSPSSPMRRLVLSPSPLLAQSLTEELKMKLEKRRTSQE